The Aequorivita sublithincola DSM 14238 genome window below encodes:
- a CDS encoding copper homeostasis protein CutC produces MIIEICANSFESAKAAQLAGANRIELCTELSVGGLTPSHGLIEKVISELSIPTLVLIRPRSGNFTYSDDEFDVMLKDIAFCKKIGCVGIVSGFLTLENSIDFQKTKQLIEASEGMGFTFHRAFDWVEIPIEELQKLIDLKVNRLLSSGQKPTAIEGISLLKELQNNSKEKIEIMPGGGINVENALNFKEANFKSIHFSATNKKQMLLQKPMVSMHNDAFFEEGIVATSDIEKIKRILQLLNA; encoded by the coding sequence ATGATAATTGAAATCTGTGCCAATAGCTTCGAAAGCGCTAAAGCTGCGCAACTTGCCGGAGCGAATCGAATAGAACTTTGCACTGAACTTTCAGTGGGCGGACTCACGCCAAGCCACGGTTTGATTGAAAAGGTTATTTCAGAATTGAGCATTCCAACCCTCGTTTTAATCCGTCCGCGAAGTGGAAATTTCACCTATTCCGATGATGAATTTGATGTAATGTTGAAAGACATCGCTTTCTGTAAAAAAATTGGCTGCGTAGGAATTGTAAGCGGGTTTTTAACTTTAGAAAATAGTATTGATTTTCAAAAAACTAAACAGTTAATAGAGGCTTCCGAAGGAATGGGATTTACCTTTCATCGTGCGTTTGATTGGGTTGAAATTCCAATCGAAGAACTTCAAAAATTGATAGATTTAAAAGTAAATCGATTGCTATCTTCAGGGCAAAAGCCAACTGCAATTGAAGGAATTTCACTGCTGAAAGAACTTCAAAATAATTCAAAAGAAAAAATAGAAATAATGCCCGGTGGCGGAATTAATGTTGAAAATGCTTTAAATTTTAAAGAAGCTAATTTCAAAAGCATTCATTTTTCGGCAACGAATAAAAAACAAATGCTTCTGCAAAAACCAATGGTTTCCATGCACAACGATGCTTTTTTTGAAGAGGGAATTGTAGCAACTTCAGATATTGAAAAAATTAAGAGAATCCTTCAACTTTTAAATGCTTAG
- a CDS encoding CYTH domain-containing protein codes for MQEIERKFLVTSEAFKNEAHKRTLIVQGFLNTNPERTVRIRIQGNDGFITVKGKSNASGISRFEWEKQISLAEAEDLLHLCEPGIIEKTRYEISADNHTFEVDDFMGENEGLIVAEIELASENEPFSKPEWLGKEVTGNVKYYNSNLSKNPFKRW; via the coding sequence ATGCAAGAAATAGAACGTAAGTTTTTAGTCACTTCAGAAGCTTTTAAGAATGAAGCACACAAACGTACACTTATTGTGCAAGGGTTTTTGAACACCAATCCAGAACGTACCGTACGGATTCGGATTCAAGGAAATGATGGTTTTATAACTGTTAAAGGGAAATCAAACGCCTCTGGAATTTCCCGTTTTGAATGGGAAAAACAAATCTCTCTCGCCGAAGCGGAAGACCTGCTTCATCTCTGCGAACCGGGAATTATTGAAAAAACCCGTTATGAAATTTCTGCGGACAACCACACTTTTGAAGTTGATGATTTTATGGGTGAAAACGAAGGATTAATAGTTGCCGAAATTGAACTCGCTTCCGAAAATGAACCCTTTTCAAAACCTGAATGGCTCGGAAAAGAAGTTACGGGTAATGTAAAATATTACAATTCAAATTTGAGCAAAAATCCTTTTAAAAGGTGGTAA
- a CDS encoding family 20 glycosylhydrolase, translated as MRNILAVILTLYCINVFSQNTEVELIPKPQSIELKTGTFTIDKKTTIYFESEFEIAGNFLNDFLQNGAGFSLKKASEKKADIIFKNDASQPSEGYFLDISDSKIVIKASDASGAFYAVQTLRQLLPPQLEAKDSTKEQSFTVPQLMITDFPKFQYRGMHLDVSRHFFDKEFVKKYIANLALLKMNRFHWHLTDDQGWRIEIKKYPELTKKGAFREETLIGHYEDKPQLYDGKRYGGFYTQEEIKEVVAFAATQNITIIPEIEMPGHAQAAIHSYPELGCTGEQIPVATTWGVFEDIFCPKEETFTFLENVLSEVMPLFPGEYIHIGGDEALKLRWKNCAHCQQLIQDKNLVDEHGLQSYFIHRIEEFVNSKGKKIIGWDEILEGGLAPNATVMSWRGLQGGIDAAKQNHDVIMTPVSHCYFDYYQSENLDEPTAIGGFLPLKKVYSFNPIPAELNQEQAKHILGAQGNLWTEYIPTEKQVEYMVFPRILAMSEVDWSGPSKNFEKDYPDFFSRVEGFMKRLDALDINYANYLYEIEGEILKENGQVFYELSTPTKGKQIHYSINNSEIQVYSKPILIEKDSKITANVFKEDEKLGRDFSEEIKYHKGITAEISINIPPNPAYAAGGKEALINGISGSNKRYGDKEWLGFWGDDLEITIDLGKDTEIHSLETRFFNSPGVWIYSPKELSVSCKNSEGKEITYSKEILVEDSNKIDVIVDLLETKSFKTRFIKLKIPNYGMIPDGLQGAGHKAWTFIDEIIIK; from the coding sequence ATGCGAAATATTTTAGCCGTAATCCTCACATTATATTGCATCAACGTTTTTTCACAAAACACAGAAGTGGAATTAATTCCAAAACCGCAATCTATCGAATTGAAAACTGGAACGTTCACAATTGATAAAAAGACAACCATCTATTTTGAATCAGAATTCGAAATTGCAGGAAATTTTTTAAATGATTTTCTTCAGAATGGCGCTGGATTTTCACTTAAAAAGGCTTCAGAAAAAAAAGCAGATATAATTTTTAAAAACGATGCTTCACAACCTTCTGAAGGCTATTTTTTAGATATTTCAGATTCAAAAATTGTGATAAAAGCTTCGGATGCGAGCGGTGCTTTTTATGCGGTTCAAACTTTACGGCAATTGCTTCCACCGCAACTTGAGGCAAAGGATTCAACAAAAGAACAATCTTTTACAGTGCCACAATTGATGATTACCGATTTCCCGAAATTTCAATATCGCGGAATGCATTTGGATGTGTCCCGACATTTTTTCGACAAGGAATTTGTAAAAAAATACATCGCCAATCTCGCATTGCTAAAAATGAATCGTTTTCATTGGCACCTTACCGACGATCAAGGTTGGCGCATCGAAATTAAAAAATATCCCGAACTCACCAAAAAAGGTGCATTTCGAGAAGAAACGCTCATTGGCCATTATGAAGACAAACCACAACTTTATGACGGCAAACGCTATGGCGGATTTTATACGCAGGAAGAGATAAAGGAAGTTGTTGCTTTCGCAGCAACGCAAAATATTACAATCATTCCCGAAATTGAAATGCCCGGTCACGCGCAAGCCGCGATTCATTCTTACCCAGAATTGGGTTGCACTGGAGAGCAAATTCCAGTTGCCACAACTTGGGGCGTTTTTGAAGATATTTTCTGTCCGAAAGAAGAAACATTTACTTTTTTAGAAAATGTTTTAAGTGAAGTAATGCCGCTTTTTCCAGGCGAATATATTCATATTGGCGGCGATGAAGCTCTAAAACTGCGCTGGAAGAATTGTGCGCATTGTCAACAATTAATACAAGATAAGAACTTAGTGGATGAACACGGTTTGCAAAGTTATTTCATCCATAGAATTGAAGAGTTTGTAAATAGCAAAGGCAAAAAAATAATAGGTTGGGACGAGATTTTAGAAGGTGGTCTCGCACCAAATGCAACGGTAATGTCGTGGCGTGGATTGCAAGGTGGAATTGATGCCGCAAAACAAAATCACGATGTAATTATGACGCCAGTTTCGCACTGCTATTTTGATTATTACCAAAGTGAAAATTTGGATGAACCTACAGCTATTGGCGGTTTTCTACCTTTAAAAAAAGTGTATTCTTTTAATCCGATTCCGGCAGAATTAAACCAAGAGCAGGCTAAACATATTCTCGGAGCCCAAGGCAATTTATGGACGGAATACATCCCTACGGAAAAACAAGTGGAATACATGGTTTTCCCAAGAATCCTTGCAATGAGTGAGGTAGATTGGAGTGGTCCGTCAAAAAATTTCGAAAAAGATTACCCAGATTTCTTTTCAAGAGTAGAAGGTTTTATGAAACGTTTGGATGCGTTGGATATAAATTATGCCAACTATTTGTATGAAATTGAAGGTGAGATTTTAAAAGAGAATGGTCAAGTTTTTTACGAATTATCTACACCCACAAAAGGAAAGCAAATTCACTACTCAATAAATAATTCTGAAATTCAAGTTTATTCGAAACCTATTTTAATTGAAAAAGATTCGAAAATTACTGCAAATGTATTTAAGGAAGATGAGAAATTAGGTCGTGATTTTTCCGAAGAAATAAAATATCACAAAGGAATTACTGCAGAAATTTCAATAAATATACCGCCAAATCCAGCGTATGCTGCTGGCGGAAAGGAAGCTTTGATTAATGGAATTTCTGGCAGTAACAAACGCTACGGCGATAAAGAGTGGTTGGGTTTTTGGGGCGATGATTTGGAAATTACTATTGATTTGGGAAAAGATACAGAAATCCATTCTTTAGAAACGAGATTCTTTAATTCTCCAGGAGTTTGGATTTATTCTCCTAAGGAACTTTCTGTTTCTTGTAAAAATTCGGAAGGGAAAGAGATTACTTATTCAAAAGAAATATTAGTTGAGGACAGTAATAAAATTGATGTTATTGTTGATTTATTGGAAACCAAATCATTCAAAACGAGATTTATAAAATTGAAAATCCCCAACTACGGAATGATTCCAGACGGTTTACAAGGTGCTGGCCATAAAGCTTGGACATTTATCGACGAAATAATTATAAAATGA
- a CDS encoding NAD(P)H-binding protein: MKKTAIILGATGLTGSILLEMLLEDSSFEKIKLFSRSSAENKSPKIEEHLIDMFQLEDYSEAFKADVVFCCIGTTKSKTPNKETYKKIDYGIPVTAAKLAKQNGISTFIVISALGADENSSVFYNKTKGEMQRDVLKQHIENTYILQPSLIVGDRGESRLGEKVATLFMKTFGFLIPKKYKMIKAETIAEAMVVLAKQGFPKQQITSDEIKQIAIKTN; this comes from the coding sequence ATGAAAAAAACCGCAATCATATTAGGCGCAACAGGATTAACAGGAAGTATTCTGCTTGAAATGCTCTTAGAAGATTCTTCCTTTGAAAAAATTAAGCTTTTTTCACGAAGTTCCGCAGAAAATAAATCGCCAAAAATTGAAGAACATTTAATAGATATGTTCCAATTAGAAGATTATTCCGAAGCCTTTAAAGCCGACGTAGTTTTCTGCTGTATTGGTACCACAAAATCGAAAACTCCGAATAAAGAAACCTATAAAAAGATTGATTACGGTATTCCTGTTACCGCTGCAAAACTCGCAAAACAAAACGGAATTAGTACGTTTATTGTAATTTCAGCTTTGGGTGCAGACGAAAATAGCAGTGTTTTTTACAACAAAACAAAAGGCGAAATGCAACGCGATGTTTTGAAACAGCATATTGAAAACACTTATATTTTACAACCTTCATTAATAGTTGGCGATCGTGGAGAAAGCAGATTGGGCGAGAAAGTCGCAACATTATTTATGAAAACATTCGGGTTTTTAATCCCGAAGAAATACAAAATGATTAAAGCCGAAACCATTGCCGAAGCGATGGTGGTTTTGGCGAAACAAGGCTTTCCAAAACAACAAATCACTTCAGACGAAATTAAACAAATAGCAATAAAAACGAATTAA
- a CDS encoding DUF2238 domain-containing protein: MKFIYLLLALLGALFIWSAINPKEYFTWVLEVSPAILGLLVLMFTFQKFRFTNLLYLLIFFHCAILIIGGHYTYAEVPLFDWFRDIFNQSRNNYDKLGHFVQGFVPAMIARELLIRKEVILKKGWLLFIIVCIALAISAIYELIEWAVSIWSGEGGDSFLGTQGYIWDTQSDILFAFIGAIVALLTLSKIHDKQLSKCKK, translated from the coding sequence ATGAAGTTCATTTACCTTCTTCTAGCATTGCTCGGCGCGCTTTTTATATGGTCTGCCATAAATCCCAAAGAATATTTTACTTGGGTTTTAGAGGTTTCGCCAGCTATTTTAGGGCTATTAGTTTTAATGTTTACCTTCCAAAAATTCAGGTTCACAAATTTATTATACCTCCTAATATTTTTTCACTGTGCCATTTTAATAATTGGCGGGCATTATACCTATGCGGAAGTCCCTCTCTTTGATTGGTTTCGTGATATTTTTAATCAATCCAGAAATAATTATGACAAGCTCGGTCATTTTGTACAGGGTTTTGTTCCCGCAATGATCGCACGCGAATTACTAATCCGTAAAGAAGTTATATTGAAAAAGGGTTGGCTACTCTTTATTATTGTCTGTATAGCTTTGGCAATAAGCGCCATCTACGAACTTATTGAATGGGCTGTTTCTATTTGGAGTGGCGAAGGCGGCGATTCGTTTTTAGGAACTCAAGGCTATATTTGGGATACCCAATCTGATATACTTTTCGCCTTCATCGGTGCCATTGTAGCATTGCTTACTTTATCAAAAATTCACGATAAACAACTTTCAAAATGCAAGAAATAG